In the Brassica napus cultivar Da-Ae chromosome A7, Da-Ae, whole genome shotgun sequence genome, one interval contains:
- the LOC106418601 gene encoding beta carbonic anhydrase 4 isoform X1 produces the protein MAPTFGKCFTFCCAKTSPEGDEMATDAYEAAIKGLKDLLSKKTDLGNVAAEKIKELTQELKELDSSNSDAVERIKSGFTHFKTQKYLKDSARFNDLAKGQSPKFLVFACSDSRVCPSHILNFQPGEAFVVRNIANMVPPFDQKRHSGVGAAVEYAVVHLKVENIVVIGHSCCGGIKGLMSIEDDAAPTQSDFIENWVKIGASARNKIKEEHQDLDYDEQCNKCEKEAVNVSLGNLLSYPFVRAAVVKNTLAIRGAHYNFVKGTFDLWELDFKTTPAYAFS, from the exons atgGCTCCCACATTCGGCAAATGTTTCACGTTCTGCTGCGCTAAGACCTCTCCG gAAGGAGACGAAATGGCCACGGACGCGTACGAAGCCGCCATCAAAGGACTTAAGGATCTTCTCAG TAAGAAGACAGATCTAGGGAACGTGGCCGCGGAGAAGATCAAAGAGTTGACTCAGGAGCTTAAGGAGCTTGATTCCAGCAACTCTGACGCCGTTGAACGTATCAAATCCGGTTTCACCCATTTCAAAACTCAGAAATACTT GAAGGACAGTGCTCGGTTCAATGATCTTGCCAAGGGTCAGAGCCCAAAG TTTCTGGTATTCGCTTGTTCTGATTCTCGAGTGTGTCCATCTCACATCTTGAATTTCCAACCTGGCGAGGCCTTTGTTGTCAGAAACATTGCAAACATGGTTCCACCTTTCGACCAG AAGAGACATTCTGGCGTTGGTGCCGCCGTTGAATACGCAGTTGTACATCTCAag GTGGAGAACATTGTGGTGATAGGCCATAGCTGTTGCGGTGGGATTAAGGGTCTCATGTCCATTGAAGATGATGCTGCACCAACTCAGAG TGACTTCATAGAAAATTGGGTGAAGATTGGTGCATCAGCAAGGAACAAGATCAAGGAGGAACATCAAGACCTAGACTACGATGAACAATGTAACAAGTGTGAGaag GAAGCTGTGAATGTGTCGCTTGGAAACTTGCTTTCATACCCCTTTGTGCGAGCTGCAGTGGTGAAGAACACACTTGCAATAAGAGGAGCTCACTACAATTTCGTCAAAGGCACATTTGATCTCTGGGAGCTCGATTTCAAGACCACCCCTGCTTATGCCTTCTCTTGA
- the LOC106418601 gene encoding beta carbonic anhydrase 4 isoform X2 encodes MATDAYEAAIKGLKDLLSKKTDLGNVAAEKIKELTQELKELDSSNSDAVERIKSGFTHFKTQKYLKDSARFNDLAKGQSPKFLVFACSDSRVCPSHILNFQPGEAFVVRNIANMVPPFDQKRHSGVGAAVEYAVVHLKVENIVVIGHSCCGGIKGLMSIEDDAAPTQSDFIENWVKIGASARNKIKEEHQDLDYDEQCNKCEKEAVNVSLGNLLSYPFVRAAVVKNTLAIRGAHYNFVKGTFDLWELDFKTTPAYAFS; translated from the exons ATGGCCACGGACGCGTACGAAGCCGCCATCAAAGGACTTAAGGATCTTCTCAG TAAGAAGACAGATCTAGGGAACGTGGCCGCGGAGAAGATCAAAGAGTTGACTCAGGAGCTTAAGGAGCTTGATTCCAGCAACTCTGACGCCGTTGAACGTATCAAATCCGGTTTCACCCATTTCAAAACTCAGAAATACTT GAAGGACAGTGCTCGGTTCAATGATCTTGCCAAGGGTCAGAGCCCAAAG TTTCTGGTATTCGCTTGTTCTGATTCTCGAGTGTGTCCATCTCACATCTTGAATTTCCAACCTGGCGAGGCCTTTGTTGTCAGAAACATTGCAAACATGGTTCCACCTTTCGACCAG AAGAGACATTCTGGCGTTGGTGCCGCCGTTGAATACGCAGTTGTACATCTCAag GTGGAGAACATTGTGGTGATAGGCCATAGCTGTTGCGGTGGGATTAAGGGTCTCATGTCCATTGAAGATGATGCTGCACCAACTCAGAG TGACTTCATAGAAAATTGGGTGAAGATTGGTGCATCAGCAAGGAACAAGATCAAGGAGGAACATCAAGACCTAGACTACGATGAACAATGTAACAAGTGTGAGaag GAAGCTGTGAATGTGTCGCTTGGAAACTTGCTTTCATACCCCTTTGTGCGAGCTGCAGTGGTGAAGAACACACTTGCAATAAGAGGAGCTCACTACAATTTCGTCAAAGGCACATTTGATCTCTGGGAGCTCGATTTCAAGACCACCCCTGCTTATGCCTTCTCTTGA
- the LOC125576198 gene encoding uncharacterized protein LOC125576198, giving the protein MGIEKGNHKEPTTDERKPLAKCKSFSFWFGFFCFIAGAIVGLVWLHKVTSREEPVPKIELASLDFTVLNITDTRLSAKWDMSIRIPYDLPSVYIYVFKETFKLPSFTRMSLLLPLPHKSKQYKDLQYSEPQVLRISAGVSGEDIDGLIVKDITEDMKEKKKVRLGTRFYLTDCREKTTGTMRYACDDVTLRFEPGSEMKAALFGMNPRCVVRKEKP; this is encoded by the exons ATGGGTATCGAAAAAGGCAATCACAAGGAGCCAACTACAGACGAGAGGAAGCCCCTCGCAAAGTGCAAAAGCTTCTCTTTCTGGTtcggttttttttgtttcatagcCGGTGCTATTGTTGGGCTCGTTTGGTTGCACAAAGTGACCTCTCGCGAAGAACCAGTTCCGAAGATAGAACTAGCTTCTTTGGATTTCACGGTGCTTAATATCACAGACACTCGTTTAAGTGCAAAGTGGGATATGTCGATACGGATCCCCTACGATCTTcctagtgtatatatatatgtcttcaaGGAGACCTTCAAGCTTCCTTCCTTTACAAGAATGTCACTCTTGCTACCTCTTCCCCACAAAAGTAAGCa GTACAAAGATCTCCAATACAGTGAACCTCAGGTTCTTAGGATTTCAGCGGGTGTTTCGGGAGAAGATATTGATGGTTTGATAGTTAAAGATATAACTGAAGAtatgaaagagaagaagaaagtgcGGTTAGGAACGCGTTTTTATCTCACTGATTGCAGGGAAAAGACAACTGGTACTATGAGATACGCATGTGATGATGTCACCTTGCGATTCGAACCAGGTTCCGAGATGAAGGCGGCTTTGTTTGGGATGAACCCTAGATGCGTGGTACGAAAAGAGAAGCCGTGA
- the LOC106416757 gene encoding uncharacterized protein LOC106416757, producing MQVVSPLSPATRFVGEESFAELYGKLNADFSSKLKVGFTNEEEEKNRDDNKSWWNQDDDDDEREEGEEDEEFSFTSLNADNSPITADEAFEDGQIRPVYPLFNRNLLFEPEERDLRSPLKKLFVESEEAATTEREEESEPMGPYCSWSGRTVVEEASPETCRKSSSTGFSKLWRFKDLVSRSNSDGKDAFVFLNHGDKKKQSSSKPAAKLSGGVKRTETKTTRSAHERLYMRNRAIREEGKRRSYLPYKHVGFFTNVNGLTRNVHPY from the coding sequence ATGCAAGTTGTTTCTCCTTTATCTCCGGCGACGAGATTCGTCGGAGAAGAGAGCTTCGCCGAGCTTTACGGCAAACTAAACGCTGACTTCAGCTCGAAACTGAAGGTCGGTTTTAcaaacgaggaagaagaaaagaacaGAGATGACAACAAGTCTTGGTGGAatcaagatgatgatgatgatgagagagaagaaggagaagaagatgaagagttcTCGTTCACGAGCTTAAACGCAGATAACTCACCGATAACCGCAGACGAAGCCTTCGAAGACGGTCAGATCCGACCGGTTTATCCACTCTTTAACCGGAATCTCCTCTTCGAACCGGAAGAGAGAGATCTCCGCTCGCCTCTCAAGAAGCTCTTCGTGGAGAGCGAGGAAGCCGCCACCACCGAAAGGGAGGAAGAATCTGAGCCGATGGGACCGTACTGCTCGTGGTCAGGCAGAACCGTGGTGGAGGAAGCTTCGCCGGAGACTTGTCGGAAAAGCAGTTCGACGGGGTTCTCGAAGCTGTGGAGGTTTAAAGATCTCGTTTCGAGAAGCAACAGCGACGGAAAAGACGCGTTTGTGTTTCTGAATCACGGCGACAAGAAGAAGCAGTCTTCTTCTAAGCCGGCGGCTAAATTGAGCGGCGGCGTGAAGAGAACGGAGACGAAAACGACGAGATCGGCACATGAGAGGTTATACATGAGGAACAGAGCGATCAGAGAAGAAGGGAAACGAAGATCGTATCTTCCTTACAAACATGTCGGATTCTTCACCAATGTCAATGGACTTACTAGAAATGTTCATCCTTACTGA
- the LOC106349182 gene encoding uncharacterized protein LOC106349182: MSLLHCARKGSVQGTGKRMENESSRQSTSWKRIRRFAIQLQIRASLRDSMEIEGKIGSLRFTMNGNTEDLKAIMGFRAEMECWRQSSFEQEEPGVLSYDQWVSLYPSNKSSLEKEAKDNTVFTVWWVKSIEVVQAQSVGLSDQLALFTRTGEAILICFTIWFASFHFVSCYCCWCYFFIRLRGGIKMFLLVFDTGNHAFC; encoded by the exons ATGTCTCTCTTACATTGCGCGAGGAAAGGAAGCGTTCAGGGGACGGGGAAGAGGATGGAAAACGAATCAAGTAGACAGAGTACGAGCTGGAAAAGGATTCGGCGATTTGCGATTCAATTGCAGATAAGGGCCTCTCTTAGGGATTCTATGGAAATTGAAGGAAAGATCGGATCTTTGCGATTCACGATGAACGGGAATACAGAGGATCTAAAGGCGATAATGGGTTTCAGAGCGGAAATGGAATGTTGGAGGCAATCATCATTTGAGCAAG aggaACCTGGTGTATTAAGTTACGATCAATGGGTGTCCTTATACCCCTCGAACAAATCATCACTGGAAAAGGAAGCTAAGGATAACACGGTCTTTACGGTCTGGTGGGTTAAAAGTATTGAAGTTGTACAAGCACAAAGTGTAGGCTTGAGTGACCAGCTTGCTCTGTTTACTCGTACCGGTGAGGCAATATTGATTTGCTTCACCATTTGGTTTGCTTCATTTCATTTTGTTTCATGTTATTGTTGTTGGtgctatttttttataagattAAGAGGTggaataaaaatgtttttgttgGTATTTGATACTGGTAATCATGCATTCTGTTGA
- the LOC106416495 gene encoding serine/threonine-protein kinase BLUS1 isoform X2: MAGTSTKRFPLYAKDYELFEEVGEGVSATVYRARCIALNENVAIKIMDLEKCRNDLDTIRKEVHIMSLIDHPNLLKAHCSFIDRNSLWIVMPYMSGGSCFHLMKSVYPEGLEQPIIATLLREVLKALVYLHRQGHIHRDVKAGNILVHSRGVVKLGDFGVSACMFDSGERMRTRNTFVGTPCWMAPEVMQQVDGYDFKADIWSFGITALELAHGHAPFSKYPPMKVLLMTLQNAPPRLDYERDKKFSKSFRELIAACLVKDPKKRPTSAKLLKHPFFKHARSTDYLSRKILHGLSPLGDRFKKLKEAEAELFKGINGDKEQLSQHEYMRGISAWNFDLEDLRKQASLNPDSEMCSSEVGDDVPKRKPMVQRSKTMSLDMFKISDKDLMMSSSNSLTYGAVLPSFHRKFLPAIGYQVGTFSEERKALRERTAESLALEESHQPKEPLADTKPILSIEDPHQLGSLGDTLQTLALEEPLGDSTKQMGKAGSEPEKPKNGYTVSPVNQASCTATEILPLLQSLLFQNDIQREKVIRLIRFFDPTAETENPISKTIQGVQMYTSSRERELQSQVDFLEKSVEILVEEVKRRKEINDQLEGQIRSLTSSSSNSLP; encoded by the exons ATGGCTGGTACATCTACCAAGAGGTTCCCTCTCTACGCTAAGGACTATGAGCTCTTCGAAGAGGTAGGTGAAGGTGTTAGCGCCACCGTGTACAGAGCCAGGTGCATTGCTCTTAACGAAAATGTCGCCATTAAGATCATGGATCTAGAAAAATGTAGAAACGACTTG GACACGATACGGAAGGAAGTTCACATTATGAGTTTAATAGACCATCCGAACCTGTTGAAAGCGCATTGCTCTTTCATCGACCGTAACAGCTTGTGGATTGTGATGCCGTACATGTCTGGTGGGTCGTGCTTTCACCTCATGAAGTCTGTTTATCCAGAAGGTCTGGAGCAGCCTATCATCGCTACTTTGCTTAGAGAAGTGCTCAAGGCTCTTGTTTATCTCCATAGACAAGGACACATCCACAGAGATGTTAAG GCTGGGAACATTCTGGTTCACTCAAGAGGTGTGGTTAAGCTTGGAGACTTTGGAGTTTCAGCGTGCATGTTTGATAGTGGTGAAAGGATGCGTACAAGGAACACGTTCGTTGGAACTCCTTGCTG GATGGCACCTGAGGTTATGCAGCAAGTAGACGGATATGATTTCAA AGCGGACATATGGTCGTTTGGCATAACTGCACTAGAGCTCGCTCATGGTCATGCCCCATTTTCTAAATATCCACCTATGAAG GTGCTGCTAATGACCTTACAAAACGCTCCTCCTCGTCTTGACTATGAGAGAGACAAGAAGTTCTCAAAG TCGTTTAGAGAGTTAATCGCAGCCTGTTTAGTAAAAGATCCAAAAAAGCGTCCAACCTCAGCAAAGCTTCTGAAACACCCCTTCTTCAAACATGCTCGGTCTACAGATTATCTGTCCCGTAAGATTCTCCACGGTCTTTCTCCACTTGGTGATCGTTTTAAAAAGCTCAAG GAAGCAGAGGCTGAGTTGTTTAAAGGCATAAATGGTGACAAAGAACAGTTATCTCAG CATGAGTATATGAGAGGAATCAGTGCTTGGAACTTTGATCTGGAAGACTTGAGGAAGCAGGCATCACTT AATCCAGATAGTGAAATGTGTAGTTCAGAGGTTGGGGATGACGTACCAAAAAGAAAGCCAATGGTGCAAAGGTCAAAGACTATGTCTCTGGACATGTTCAAGATCTCTGATAAG GATCTGATGATGAGTTCGAGTAATAGTCTAACGTACGGTGCAGTACTACCTTCCTTTCATCGCAAGTTCCTCCCAGCTATAGG ATATCAAGTTGGCACGTTTTCTGAGGAAAGAAAAGCACTTCGTGAAAGAACTGCAGAGTCCCTCGCTCTTGAAGAGTCACATCAACCAAAAGAACCATTAGCTGATACCAAACCTATACTCTCTATTGAAGATCCGCATCAATTAGGATCATTAGGGGATACCTTGCAGACGCTTGCTCTTGAAGAACCATTAGGGGATAGTACCAAGCAAATGGGAAAAGCAGGAAGTGAGCCG GAGAAACCAAAGAATGGCTACACAGTTAGTCCTGTGAATCAGGCGTCTTGCACAGCTACTGAGATACTCCCACTGTTACAGAGTCTCTTGTTTCAGAATGACATTCAGAGG gaGAAAGTCATTagattaattagattttttgatccAACTGCTG AAACTGAAAATCCAATCTCTAAAACAATCCAAGGAGTTCAG ATGTATACATCATCAAGGGAGAGAGAACTACAATCTCAGGTTGATTTCTTGGAGAAAAG tGTTGAGATTCTTGTAGAGgaagtgaagagaagaaaagaaataaatgatcag CTAGAAGGACAGATCAGATCTCTAACTAGTAGCAGCAGCAACAGCCTTCCTTGA
- the LOC106416495 gene encoding serine/threonine-protein kinase BLUS1 isoform X1, producing MAGTSTKRFPLYAKDYELFEEVGEGVSATVYRARCIALNENVAIKIMDLEKCRNDLDTIRKEVHIMSLIDHPNLLKAHCSFIDRNSLWIVMPYMSGGSCFHLMKSVYPEGLEQPIIATLLREVLKALVYLHRQGHIHRDVKAGNILVHSRGVVKLGDFGVSACMFDSGERMRTRNTFVGTPCWMAPEVMQQVDGYDFKADIWSFGITALELAHGHAPFSKYPPMKVLLMTLQNAPPRLDYERDKKFSKSFRELIAACLVKDPKKRPTSAKLLKHPFFKHARSTDYLSRKILHGLSPLGDRFKKLKEAEAELFKGINGDKEQLSQHEYMRGISAWNFDLEDLRKQASLVSKNPDSEMCSSEVGDDVPKRKPMVQRSKTMSLDMFKISDKDLMMSSSNSLTYGAVLPSFHRKFLPAIGYQVGTFSEERKALRERTAESLALEESHQPKEPLADTKPILSIEDPHQLGSLGDTLQTLALEEPLGDSTKQMGKAGSEPEKPKNGYTVSPVNQASCTATEILPLLQSLLFQNDIQREKVIRLIRFFDPTAETENPISKTIQGVQMYTSSRERELQSQVDFLEKSVEILVEEVKRRKEINDQLEGQIRSLTSSSSNSLP from the exons ATGGCTGGTACATCTACCAAGAGGTTCCCTCTCTACGCTAAGGACTATGAGCTCTTCGAAGAGGTAGGTGAAGGTGTTAGCGCCACCGTGTACAGAGCCAGGTGCATTGCTCTTAACGAAAATGTCGCCATTAAGATCATGGATCTAGAAAAATGTAGAAACGACTTG GACACGATACGGAAGGAAGTTCACATTATGAGTTTAATAGACCATCCGAACCTGTTGAAAGCGCATTGCTCTTTCATCGACCGTAACAGCTTGTGGATTGTGATGCCGTACATGTCTGGTGGGTCGTGCTTTCACCTCATGAAGTCTGTTTATCCAGAAGGTCTGGAGCAGCCTATCATCGCTACTTTGCTTAGAGAAGTGCTCAAGGCTCTTGTTTATCTCCATAGACAAGGACACATCCACAGAGATGTTAAG GCTGGGAACATTCTGGTTCACTCAAGAGGTGTGGTTAAGCTTGGAGACTTTGGAGTTTCAGCGTGCATGTTTGATAGTGGTGAAAGGATGCGTACAAGGAACACGTTCGTTGGAACTCCTTGCTG GATGGCACCTGAGGTTATGCAGCAAGTAGACGGATATGATTTCAA AGCGGACATATGGTCGTTTGGCATAACTGCACTAGAGCTCGCTCATGGTCATGCCCCATTTTCTAAATATCCACCTATGAAG GTGCTGCTAATGACCTTACAAAACGCTCCTCCTCGTCTTGACTATGAGAGAGACAAGAAGTTCTCAAAG TCGTTTAGAGAGTTAATCGCAGCCTGTTTAGTAAAAGATCCAAAAAAGCGTCCAACCTCAGCAAAGCTTCTGAAACACCCCTTCTTCAAACATGCTCGGTCTACAGATTATCTGTCCCGTAAGATTCTCCACGGTCTTTCTCCACTTGGTGATCGTTTTAAAAAGCTCAAG GAAGCAGAGGCTGAGTTGTTTAAAGGCATAAATGGTGACAAAGAACAGTTATCTCAG CATGAGTATATGAGAGGAATCAGTGCTTGGAACTTTGATCTGGAAGACTTGAGGAAGCAGGCATCACTTGTAAGTAAG AATCCAGATAGTGAAATGTGTAGTTCAGAGGTTGGGGATGACGTACCAAAAAGAAAGCCAATGGTGCAAAGGTCAAAGACTATGTCTCTGGACATGTTCAAGATCTCTGATAAG GATCTGATGATGAGTTCGAGTAATAGTCTAACGTACGGTGCAGTACTACCTTCCTTTCATCGCAAGTTCCTCCCAGCTATAGG ATATCAAGTTGGCACGTTTTCTGAGGAAAGAAAAGCACTTCGTGAAAGAACTGCAGAGTCCCTCGCTCTTGAAGAGTCACATCAACCAAAAGAACCATTAGCTGATACCAAACCTATACTCTCTATTGAAGATCCGCATCAATTAGGATCATTAGGGGATACCTTGCAGACGCTTGCTCTTGAAGAACCATTAGGGGATAGTACCAAGCAAATGGGAAAAGCAGGAAGTGAGCCG GAGAAACCAAAGAATGGCTACACAGTTAGTCCTGTGAATCAGGCGTCTTGCACAGCTACTGAGATACTCCCACTGTTACAGAGTCTCTTGTTTCAGAATGACATTCAGAGG gaGAAAGTCATTagattaattagattttttgatccAACTGCTG AAACTGAAAATCCAATCTCTAAAACAATCCAAGGAGTTCAG ATGTATACATCATCAAGGGAGAGAGAACTACAATCTCAGGTTGATTTCTTGGAGAAAAG tGTTGAGATTCTTGTAGAGgaagtgaagagaagaaaagaaataaatgatcag CTAGAAGGACAGATCAGATCTCTAACTAGTAGCAGCAGCAACAGCCTTCCTTGA
- the LOC106416494 gene encoding probable inactive poly [ADP-ribose] polymerase SRO3: protein MYNTKVGKGDSLFSKPCCFSTSQSITVFTLKPPLHFPLSQEKKTNHLSLSLSLSLSLSLRLMMMAAQVEIVDNGEIIDSLSHHASGDYSSTILLREENHEYDVVKNCFLSGMGLHAAETTVVSVRKTSAQRITAKAKLAASNVFAEAMKRKNGGDANVRYGWYSGSKEEIERIVSYGFSSSEVEKFEKDDRSHGVGVHFLHHTCSKAAAILGEADEEGIEHLLLCRLILGKPERIIVGSKQTYPSSSEYDCGVDNLENPRKYVIWSCNMNSYILPSHVVSFKSPTLRGLIRGGGGGLGRARSPCVSFPILMSILSKSLDRPRMNVILTTYVDFRKGKVRREQLIRKMREVVGDELLLDIIKNHRNSD from the exons ATGTATAATACGAAAGTGGGAAAAGGAGATTCCTTGTTCTCCAAGCCTTGTTGCTTTTCAACGTCACAGTCTATAACTGTATTCACCTTAAAACCGCCATTACACTTTCCTCTttcccaagaaaaaaaaacaaaccatctctctctctctctctctctctctctctctctctctctgcgatTGATGATGATGGCGGCGCAAGTGGAGATCGTGGACAACGGCGAGATCATCGATTCACTCTCCCACCACGCCTCCGGAGACTACTCATCAACGATTCTTCTTCGCGAGGAAAACCACGAATACGACGTCGTCAAGAACTGTTTCCTCTCCGGGATGGGTCTCCACGCCGCCGAAACCACCGTCGTCTCCGTGCGTAAAACCTCCGCGCAGAGAATCACAGCCAAGGCGAAGCTCGCCGCGTCCAACGTCTTCGCGGAGGCTATGAAGAGGAAGAACGGCGGAGACGCTAACGTGAGGTACGGTTGGTACTCCGGCTCCAAGGAAGAGATCGAACGCATCGTTTCGTACGGGTTTAGCAGCAGCGAGGTCGAGAAGTTCGAGAAGGACGATCGCTCTCACGGCGTTGGAGTCCATTTTCTTCATCATACATGCTCTAAGGCTGc gGCTATACTCGGTGAAGCTGATGAGGAAGGGATTGAACATCTTCTCTTGTGCCGTTTGATTCTTGGCAAACCTGAGAGAATCATCGTTGGATCTAAGCAAACGTACCCAAGCTCGAGTGAGTATGATTGTGGTGTGGATAATCTCGAGAATCCGAGGAAGTATGTGATATGGAGCTGTAACATGAACTCTTACATCCTTCCGAGTCATGTCGTGAGCTTCAAGTCTCCTACGCTAAGAG GTCTTATtagaggtggtggtggtggtttgGGGAGAGCGAGGTCACCATGTGTTAGCTTCCCAATACTCATGTCTATACTTTCAAAGTCACTGGACCGTCCAAGAATGAACGTGATCTTGACAACTTATGTTGATTTTCGG AAAGGGAAGGTGAGGAGAGAGCAGCTGATTAGGAAGATGAGGGAAGTGGTTGGGGACGAACTTCTTTTGGATATAATCAAGAACCATAGAAATTCAGACTAG